The Streptomyces laurentii genome contains a region encoding:
- a CDS encoding acetyltransferase (N-Acyltransferase superfamily: Various enzymes that characteristically catalyzethe transfer of an acyl group to a substrate; cl17182;~acetyltransferase [Streptomyces cattleya NRRL 8057 = DSM46488];~identified by MetaGeneAnnotator; putative;~putative acetyltransferase; Provisional), whose translation MNDLDIRHATLADVDAVLRFWREAAEGTSISDDHDGVARLITRDPEALLLAERDGLLAGTVIAGFDGWRCSAYRLAVHPGHRRQGVATALLEAAERRFAALGGRRVDAMVLEVNERAHRTWAATGYHREDHWRRWVKPLESREPRESREPEPEPEPAPAPAPAPARPPAPTRRLTAEH comes from the coding sequence ATGAACGATCTTGATATCCGCCACGCCACCCTCGCGGACGTCGACGCCGTGCTCCGCTTCTGGCGCGAGGCCGCCGAGGGGACGAGCATCAGCGACGACCACGACGGAGTGGCCCGGCTGATCACCCGGGACCCCGAGGCCCTGCTTCTCGCCGAGCGCGACGGTCTGCTCGCCGGGACGGTCATCGCCGGCTTCGACGGATGGCGGTGCTCCGCGTACCGGCTGGCCGTGCACCCCGGCCACCGCCGGCAGGGCGTCGCCACCGCCCTGCTGGAGGCAGCGGAGCGGCGCTTCGCCGCGCTGGGCGGCCGGCGCGTGGACGCGATGGTCCTTGAGGTCAACGAGCGGGCCCATCGCACCTGGGCCGCGACCGGCTACCACCGCGAGGACCACTGGCGGCGCTGGGTGAAGCCGCTGGAGTCGCGGGAGCCGCGGGAGTCGCGGGAGCCGGAGCCGGAGCCGGAGCCGGCCCCGGCCCCGGCCCCGGCCCCGGCGAGGCCGCCTGCCCCCACCCGCCGGCTGACCGCTGAACACTGA
- a CDS encoding integral membrane protein (Domain of unknown function DUF21; pfam01595;~Hemolysins and related proteins containing CBS domains [General function prediction only]; COG1253;~This cd contains two tandem repeats of the cystathionine beta-synthase (CBS pair) domains associated with the CorC_HlyC domain. CorC_HlyC isa transporter associated domain. This small domain is foundin Na+/H+ antiporters, in proteins involved in...; cd04590;~Transporter associated domain; smart01091;~identified by MetaGeneAnnotator; putative;~integral membrane protein [Streptomyces griseus subsp. griseus NBRC13350]) has protein sequence MTEIVLLIVALLLALACGGFVAAEFSLTTVQRGELEAAAERGERGAAGALKAVRSLTFQLSGAQLGITVTNLVVGMLSEPSISKLIRGPIEAVGLSPAVASSVALVLGTALSTLVLMVIGELVPKNWAISSPLAVAKVVATPQRVFTAAFRPLISHLNNTANRVLHRLGLEPTEELASARSPQELVALARHSAKAGALEADTAELFVRTLNLAGLTAENVMTPRVQVTALELQATAEDVANATRATGLSRFPVYRGNLDTVVGIAHIKDVLAIPAEERPHRPVGDLLRQPLLVPESLTVDRLLDRLSGKQTMAVVIDEYGGTAGVATLEDIVEEVVGEVRDEHDPHETPDLAPAGEDTDGRALWSADGAARTDQLEAIGLRVPEGPYETLAGVLATALGRIPATGDTVELADWRLDVVDASGRRAARVLLHAPVPAGTDTDEEAGR, from the coding sequence ATGACCGAGATCGTCCTGCTGATCGTGGCCCTGCTCCTGGCGCTCGCGTGCGGTGGCTTCGTCGCCGCCGAGTTCTCGCTCACCACCGTCCAGCGCGGCGAGCTGGAAGCCGCCGCCGAGCGCGGCGAGCGCGGCGCGGCCGGCGCCCTGAAGGCGGTCCGGTCGCTCACCTTCCAGCTCTCCGGCGCGCAGCTCGGCATCACGGTGACCAACCTGGTCGTCGGCATGCTCTCCGAGCCGTCGATCTCGAAGCTGATCCGCGGCCCGATCGAGGCCGTCGGCCTGTCCCCCGCGGTCGCCTCCTCGGTGGCCCTGGTCCTCGGCACCGCGCTGTCGACGCTCGTCCTGATGGTGATCGGCGAGCTGGTCCCCAAGAACTGGGCGATCTCCTCGCCGCTCGCCGTGGCCAAGGTGGTGGCGACCCCGCAGCGGGTCTTCACCGCCGCGTTCCGGCCGCTGATCAGCCATCTCAACAACACCGCCAACCGCGTACTGCACCGGCTCGGCCTGGAGCCCACCGAGGAGCTGGCCTCCGCCCGCTCCCCGCAGGAGCTGGTCGCCCTGGCCCGCCACTCCGCCAAGGCGGGCGCCCTGGAGGCCGACACCGCCGAGCTGTTCGTCCGGACCCTCAACCTGGCCGGGCTGACGGCGGAGAACGTGATGACCCCGCGCGTCCAGGTCACCGCCCTGGAACTGCAGGCCACCGCCGAGGACGTCGCCAACGCGACCCGCGCGACCGGACTGAGCCGCTTCCCCGTCTACCGGGGCAATCTCGACACGGTCGTCGGCATCGCGCACATCAAGGACGTGCTCGCCATACCGGCCGAGGAGCGGCCGCACCGCCCCGTCGGCGATCTGCTGCGCCAGCCGCTGCTGGTGCCCGAGAGCCTCACCGTGGACCGGCTGCTCGACCGCCTGTCGGGCAAGCAGACGATGGCCGTGGTCATCGACGAGTACGGCGGCACGGCCGGCGTCGCGACCCTGGAGGACATCGTCGAGGAGGTCGTCGGCGAGGTACGCGACGAGCACGACCCGCACGAGACGCCCGACCTGGCCCCGGCGGGCGAGGACACCGACGGCCGCGCGCTGTGGTCGGCGGACGGCGCGGCCCGTACCGACCAGCTGGAGGCCATCGGCCTGCGGGTGCCCGAGGGGCCGTACGAGACCCTGGCGGGCGTGCTCGCCACCGCGCTGGGCCGGATCCCGGCCACCGGCGACACGGTGGAGCTGGCCGACTGGCGGCTCGACGTCGTGGACGCCTCCGGGCGGCGCGCGGCACGCGTGCTGCTGCACGCCCCGGTGCCCGCCGGCACCGACACGGACGAGGAGGCCGGCCGATGA
- a CDS encoding integral membrane protein (Domain of unknown function DUF21; pfam01595;~FOG: CBS domain [General function prediction only];~This cd contains two tandem repeats of the cystathionine beta-synthase (CBS pair) domains associated with the CorC_HlyC domain. CorC_HlyC isa transporter associated domain. This small domain is foundin Na+/H+ antiporters, in proteins involved in...; cd04590;~identified by MetaGeneAnnotator; putative;~integral membrane protein [Streptomyces griseus subsp. griseus NBRC13350]) — translation MIAVQLLIGLLTLVANAFFVGAEFALISVRRSQIEPLAESGDRRARAVVWGLEHVSAMLAAAQLGITLCTLVLGIVAEPAIAHLVEPVFDAVGVPQGLVHPIAFVLALALATYLHMLLGEMVPKNIALAEPVRLALLLGPPLVTLARALRPVIFTVNAFANGILKLLRVEAKNEVAATFSDDELARMVTDAGDAGLLDDRATERLHDALELGRRPVGDVVMPAEKVVYARVGTTPEELEALSARSGFSRFPVLDSTRRILGYLHVKDALDVTPRDLPFPVTAMRPIARVRASTPMDDVLTAMRRSRTHLAAVIDEHDKLAGLVTMEDVLRELVGRPLAP, via the coding sequence ATGATCGCGGTCCAGTTGCTGATCGGCCTGCTGACGCTGGTCGCCAACGCCTTCTTCGTCGGCGCCGAGTTCGCCCTGATCTCGGTGCGCCGCAGCCAGATCGAACCCCTCGCGGAGTCCGGCGACCGGCGGGCCCGCGCGGTCGTCTGGGGCCTGGAGCACGTCTCGGCGATGCTCGCGGCCGCCCAGCTCGGCATCACGCTGTGCACCCTGGTGCTCGGCATCGTGGCCGAGCCGGCCATCGCGCACCTCGTGGAGCCGGTGTTCGACGCGGTCGGCGTACCGCAGGGCCTGGTGCACCCGATCGCGTTCGTGCTCGCACTGGCGCTCGCCACGTATCTGCACATGCTGCTCGGTGAGATGGTGCCGAAGAACATCGCCCTGGCCGAGCCGGTCCGGCTGGCCCTGCTGCTCGGTCCGCCGCTGGTGACGCTGGCGCGGGCGCTGCGCCCGGTGATCTTCACGGTCAACGCCTTCGCCAACGGCATCCTGAAGCTGCTGCGGGTCGAGGCGAAGAACGAGGTCGCGGCCACCTTCTCGGACGACGAGCTGGCCCGGATGGTCACCGACGCCGGGGACGCGGGCCTGCTGGACGACCGGGCCACCGAGCGGCTGCACGACGCGCTGGAGCTGGGCCGCCGCCCGGTCGGCGATGTCGTGATGCCGGCGGAGAAGGTCGTCTACGCGCGCGTGGGCACCACTCCGGAGGAGCTGGAGGCGCTGTCGGCGCGATCCGGGTTCTCGCGCTTCCCGGTGCTCGACTCGACCCGGCGGATCCTCGGCTACCTCCATGTGAAGGACGCCCTGGACGTCACCCCGCGCGACCTGCCGTTCCCCGTGACGGCGATGCGGCCGATCGCCCGGGTGCGGGCGTCGACCCCGATGGACGACGTGCTGACGGCGATGCGGCGCAGCCGCACCCATCTGGCGGCGGTCATCGACGAGCACGACAAGCTCGCCGGTCTGGTGACCATGGAGGACGTGCTGCGCGAGCTGGTGGGCCGGCCCCTGGCGCCGTGA
- a CDS encoding hypothetical protein (identified by MetaGeneAnnotator; putative;~sequence version:2): MSEALLDALTEALADLVTVIDTCDDEVLDPDTAVTWLESTGAVLGRLPAAERRTLDGLFRAAALRQPPGLWRERLLTVSEGFGLTEDTHAAHCDALAARVESFVTLVRDADPATPVPTCPGWTLADLIRHQGTVHRWAEHLVRTRATVRVRPDDVPLDLPEDPAAYPGWLAASAGASLRTLRAADPDAAMWSPGADPHARFFPRRLLHEAVVHLADAERALGRVPGPVDPGTAVDGIEEFLETLPYAAPAAESIAGLGRDSARLRFAATDGPAAWTLTLGGGGFTWRRQAADEAAATVEGTLADLLFLLYGRYAADDPRFTRTGDRALLDAWCAATVL; encoded by the coding sequence ATGAGCGAGGCGCTGCTCGACGCGCTGACCGAGGCCCTGGCCGACCTGGTGACGGTCATCGACACCTGCGACGACGAGGTGCTCGACCCCGACACGGCCGTGACGTGGCTGGAGAGCACCGGGGCCGTCCTGGGCCGGCTCCCGGCGGCCGAGCGGCGCACACTCGACGGCCTCTTCCGCGCCGCCGCCCTGCGGCAGCCGCCCGGCCTCTGGCGCGAGCGGCTGCTCACGGTGTCGGAAGGCTTCGGCCTCACCGAGGACACGCACGCCGCGCACTGCGACGCGCTCGCCGCCCGCGTCGAGAGCTTCGTCACCCTGGTCCGCGACGCCGACCCCGCCACCCCCGTGCCGACCTGCCCCGGCTGGACCCTGGCCGACCTGATCCGGCACCAGGGCACCGTCCACCGCTGGGCGGAGCACCTCGTACGGACCCGGGCCACCGTCCGCGTACGGCCGGACGACGTCCCCCTGGACCTGCCCGAGGACCCCGCCGCGTACCCCGGCTGGCTCGCCGCGAGCGCCGGCGCGAGCCTGCGCACCCTGCGCGCCGCCGACCCCGACGCGGCGATGTGGTCGCCCGGCGCCGATCCGCACGCCCGTTTCTTCCCGCGCCGGCTGCTGCACGAGGCGGTCGTCCACCTCGCCGACGCCGAGCGGGCGCTCGGCCGGGTGCCCGGGCCGGTCGACCCGGGGACGGCCGTCGACGGCATCGAGGAGTTCCTGGAGACCCTGCCGTATGCCGCCCCGGCCGCCGAATCGATCGCCGGGCTCGGCCGGGACAGCGCGCGCCTGCGCTTCGCCGCCACCGACGGCCCCGCCGCGTGGACGCTCACCCTGGGCGGGGGCGGCTTCACCTGGCGGCGGCAGGCCGCGGACGAGGCCGCCGCGACCGTCGAGGGAACCCTCGCCGATCTGCTGTTCCTGCTCTACGGGCGGTACGCGGCCGACGACCCGCGCTTCACGCGCACCGGCGACCGGGCCCTGCTCGACGCCTGGTGCGCGGCGACCGTGCTCTGA
- a CDS encoding lysophospholipase L1 (Lysophospholipase L1 and related esterases [Streptomyces venezuelae ATCC10712];~Members of the SGNH-hydrolase superfamily, a diverse family of lipases and esterases. The tertiary fold of the enzyme is substantially different from that of the alpha/beta hydrolase family and unique among all known hydrolases; its active site closely...; cd01832;~catalytic triad [active];~identified by MetaGeneAnnotator; putative;~oxyanion hole [active]) gives MEMNATYTSLVAVGDSFTEGMSDLRPDGSYRGWADVLAGRLAAHTSGFRYANLAVRGKLIGQIVDEQVDAAAAMKADVVTLVGGLNDALRPNCDMDRVRDRLGEAVERLAPSCGRLVLMRSPGRNGPVLDRFRPRMEELFAYVDELAARHGALVVDLYGAPALADPRMWDVDRLHLTAEGHRRVAEAVWQTLGLPAEEDWRTPLAPGPRPRWASRRLADARFAKEHLGPWIGRRLTGRSSGDGLPPKRPELLPYEGPDAG, from the coding sequence ATGGAGATGAATGCCACGTACACCAGTCTCGTCGCCGTCGGCGACAGCTTCACCGAGGGTATGTCGGATCTGCGGCCCGACGGTTCGTACCGGGGGTGGGCGGATGTCCTCGCGGGCCGGCTCGCCGCCCACACGTCCGGTTTCCGCTACGCCAACCTCGCCGTGCGCGGCAAGCTGATCGGCCAGATCGTCGACGAGCAGGTGGACGCGGCGGCCGCCATGAAGGCCGATGTCGTCACCCTGGTCGGCGGGCTCAACGACGCCCTGCGCCCGAACTGCGACATGGACCGGGTGCGCGACCGGCTGGGCGAGGCCGTCGAGCGGCTGGCGCCGTCCTGCGGGCGGCTGGTCCTGATGCGCAGCCCCGGCCGCAACGGCCCGGTCCTGGACCGCTTCCGGCCGCGCATGGAGGAGCTGTTCGCGTACGTGGACGAGCTCGCCGCCCGGCACGGCGCCCTGGTGGTCGACCTGTACGGCGCCCCGGCGCTCGCCGACCCGCGGATGTGGGACGTGGACCGGCTCCATCTGACGGCCGAGGGGCACCGGCGGGTGGCCGAAGCCGTGTGGCAGACCCTGGGACTGCCGGCCGAGGAGGACTGGCGGACCCCGCTGGCGCCGGGCCCGCGTCCGCGCTGGGCGTCGCGCCGGCTCGCCGACGCCCGGTTCGCCAAGGAACACCTGGGCCCCTGGATAGGCCGCCGGCTCACCGGCCGCTCGTCCGGCGACGGCCTGCCGCCCAAGCGCCCGGAGCTGCTGCCGTACGAAGGCCCGGACGCCGGCTGA
- a CDS encoding adenylosuccinate lyase (Lyase class I_like superfamily: contains the lyase class I family, histidine ammonia-lyase and phenylalanine ammonia-lyase, which catalyze similar beta-elimination reactions; cl00013;~adenylosuccinate lyase [Streptomyces cattleya NRRL 8057 = DSM46488];~adenylosuccinate lyase; TIGR00928;~identified by MetaGeneAnnotator; putative;~tetramer interface [polypeptide binding]), producing MTAKPRIPNVLAGRYASAELAVLWSPEQKVKLERRLWLAVLRAQKDLGIEVPDAALTDYERVIDQVDLASIAEREKVTRHDVKARIEEFNALAGHEHVHKGMTSRDLTENVEQLQIRLSLELMRDRTVAVLARLGTLSAEYAELVMAGRSHNVAAQATTLGKRFATTADELLVAYTRLEELLGRYPLRGIKGPVGTAQDMLDLLGGDAGKLADLERRVAGHLGFAHAFTSVGQVYPRSLDYDVVTTLVQLAAAPSSIAKTIRLMAGHELVTEGFKPGQVGSSAMPHKMNTRSCERVNGLMVILRGYASMTGELSGDQWNEGDVSCSVVRRVALPDAFFALDGLLETFLTVLDEFGAFPAVIARELDRYLPFLATTKVLMGAVRAGVGREVAHEAIKENAVACALAMREQGAERNELLDKLAADERIPLDRAQLDELMADKLSFTGAAADQVAVVVSRIEEIAKQHPEAAGYTPGAIL from the coding sequence GTGACTGCGAAGCCCCGCATCCCCAACGTCCTGGCCGGCCGCTACGCCTCCGCGGAGCTCGCCGTCCTCTGGTCCCCCGAGCAGAAGGTGAAGCTGGAGCGCCGGCTGTGGCTCGCCGTGCTGCGCGCCCAGAAGGACCTCGGGATCGAGGTGCCGGACGCCGCGCTCACCGACTACGAGCGCGTGATCGACCAGGTCGACCTGGCCTCGATCGCCGAGCGCGAGAAGGTCACCCGGCACGACGTCAAGGCCCGCATCGAGGAGTTCAACGCCCTCGCCGGCCACGAGCACGTGCACAAGGGCATGACCTCGCGCGACCTCACCGAGAACGTCGAGCAGCTCCAGATCCGGCTCTCCCTGGAGCTGATGCGGGACCGCACGGTCGCCGTCCTGGCCCGCCTCGGCACGCTGTCCGCCGAGTACGCGGAGCTGGTCATGGCCGGCCGCTCGCACAACGTCGCCGCCCAGGCCACCACCCTCGGCAAGCGCTTCGCGACCACCGCCGACGAACTGCTCGTGGCGTACACCCGCCTGGAGGAGCTGCTCGGCCGCTACCCGCTGCGCGGCATCAAGGGCCCCGTCGGCACCGCGCAGGACATGCTGGACCTGCTCGGCGGCGACGCCGGCAAGCTGGCCGACCTGGAGCGCCGGGTCGCCGGCCACCTCGGCTTCGCGCACGCCTTCACCTCGGTCGGCCAGGTCTACCCGCGCTCGCTCGACTACGACGTGGTCACCACCCTGGTGCAGCTGGCCGCCGCCCCGTCGTCGATCGCCAAGACGATCCGCCTGATGGCGGGCCACGAGCTGGTCACCGAGGGCTTCAAGCCCGGCCAGGTCGGCTCCTCCGCGATGCCGCACAAGATGAACACCCGCTCCTGCGAGCGCGTCAACGGCCTCATGGTCATCCTGCGCGGCTACGCGTCGATGACCGGCGAGCTGTCCGGCGACCAGTGGAACGAGGGCGACGTCTCCTGCTCGGTGGTCCGCCGGGTGGCCCTGCCGGACGCGTTCTTCGCGCTGGACGGCCTCCTGGAGACCTTCCTCACCGTGCTCGACGAGTTCGGCGCCTTCCCCGCGGTCATCGCCCGCGAGCTCGACCGCTACCTGCCGTTCCTGGCCACCACCAAGGTGCTCATGGGCGCGGTGCGCGCGGGCGTCGGCCGCGAGGTCGCGCACGAGGCCATCAAGGAGAACGCGGTGGCCTGCGCGCTCGCCATGCGCGAGCAGGGCGCCGAGCGCAACGAGCTGCTCGACAAGCTGGCCGCCGACGAGCGGATCCCGCTGGACCGCGCGCAGCTCGACGAGCTGATGGCGGACAAGCTGTCGTTCACGGGTGCCGCCGCCGACCAGGTCGCCGTCGTGGTCTCCCGTATCGAGGAGATCGCCAAGCAGCACCCGGAGGCCGCCGGCTACACCCCCGGGGCGATCCTCTGA
- a CDS encoding G/U mismatch-specific DNA glycosylase (G/U mismatch-specific DNA glycosylase [Streptomyces cattleya NRRL 8057 = DSM46488];~G:T/U mismatch specific DNA glcosylase (MUG); cd10028;~SUMO-1 interface [polypeptide binding];~identified by MetaGeneAnnotator; putative): MVTRPTAEELQAARDRVVPDVAAGGLSVLFCGINPSLMTAATGHHFARPGNRFWPVLHLSGFTPRRLAPAEQGELLSYGLGITNVVARATARADELSAEEYREGGRILTAKVERLAPRWLAVVGVTAYRTAFGEQKAAIGPQERTIGATRIWALPNPSGLNAHWTAESMAEEYARLREAAGIPDRRA; encoded by the coding sequence GTGGTCACCCGACCGACCGCCGAAGAGCTCCAGGCCGCCCGCGACCGCGTCGTTCCCGACGTGGCCGCGGGTGGCCTTTCGGTGCTGTTCTGCGGGATCAACCCCAGCCTGATGACGGCGGCGACGGGCCACCACTTCGCCCGGCCCGGCAACCGCTTCTGGCCGGTGCTGCACCTGTCCGGCTTCACGCCGCGCCGGCTGGCCCCGGCGGAACAGGGCGAACTCCTCTCGTACGGCCTCGGCATCACCAACGTGGTGGCGCGGGCGACCGCGCGGGCCGACGAGCTGAGCGCCGAGGAGTACCGGGAGGGCGGCCGGATCCTGACCGCGAAGGTGGAGCGGCTGGCGCCGCGCTGGCTCGCGGTCGTCGGGGTGACCGCGTACCGCACGGCATTCGGTGAGCAAAAGGCCGCGATCGGGCCGCAGGAGCGGACGATCGGCGCGACGCGGATCTGGGCGCTGCCCAATCCGAGCGGGCTGAACGCGCACTGGACGGCGGAGTCGATGGCCGAGGAGTACGCGCGGCTGCGGGAGGCGGCGGGGATCCCGGACCGGCGCGCGTAG
- a CDS encoding hypothetical protein (identified by MetaGeneAnnotator; putative;~sequence version:1), whose translation MQTPTAQHLAALDALAARAFPDRDERSGFRDSGPGYHVATLATSEDFWEDDGTRRLLVEDQYEAERDGLATLLEVRWGAPRILSLWPVLERSMDGEDIPEPWPSLSCHVPHLRLWRAGERWIALGVSQWDKELPFQLVAVVTTVDPP comes from the coding sequence ATGCAGACCCCGACGGCCCAGCACCTCGCGGCGCTCGACGCCCTGGCCGCCCGCGCCTTCCCGGACCGCGACGAGCGTTCCGGGTTCCGCGACAGCGGCCCCGGCTACCACGTCGCCACGCTCGCCACCAGCGAGGACTTCTGGGAGGACGACGGAACCCGCCGCCTGCTCGTCGAGGACCAGTACGAAGCGGAACGGGACGGGCTCGCCACGCTGCTCGAGGTCCGCTGGGGTGCGCCGCGGATCCTCAGCCTCTGGCCTGTCCTCGAGCGGAGCATGGACGGCGAGGACATACCCGAGCCCTGGCCCTCACTGAGCTGTCACGTCCCCCACCTGCGTCTGTGGCGGGCGGGGGAGCGGTGGATCGCCCTCGGCGTGTCCCAGTGGGACAAGGAACTGCCGTTCCAGCTCGTCGCCGTCGTCACCACCGTCGACCCGCCGTGA
- a CDS encoding rOK-family transcriptional regulator (Nucleotide-Binding Domain of the sugar kinase/HSP70/actin superfamily; cd00012;~ROK-family transcriptional regulator [Streptomyces albus J1074];~Transcriptional regulator/sugar kinase [Transcription / Carbohydrate transportand metabolism]; COG1940;~identified by MetaGeneAnnotator; putative;~nucleotide binding site [chemical binding]) codes for MGRLTGGDPSLLRRINSAVVLHALRGSDALTLTDLTRITGLSRPTVEGVTEGLIEGGLVVEAAPEEGETRRQGRPARRFRFRAEAGHLLGVEIGPHRVAALISGLDGRIIGAGAREVADTAPEDERLDRVRTVVADVLRRTGVPRSSLRAVGVGTPGIVEADGTVRLGTALPGWTGLALGERLRRSFRCPVIVENDANAAAVAEHWKGAATDSDDIVFVLAGLSPGAGSLIGGRLHRGYGGAAGEIGALHLLGRGATPEHLLSTTDEPLQPLDEQAVAEVFALARQGDARAEAAVERFIHRLVHDVAALVLALDPELVVVGGWAAGLDGVLQPLREELARFCLRPPRVALSMLGEAAVATGALRLALDHVEEQLFAVDGTATARR; via the coding sequence GTGGGGCGGCTGACCGGCGGGGATCCTTCGCTGCTGCGGCGGATCAACTCCGCGGTGGTACTCCATGCGCTGCGGGGCTCCGACGCGCTCACACTGACGGATCTGACCCGGATCACGGGGCTGTCCCGGCCGACGGTCGAGGGCGTGACCGAGGGGCTGATCGAAGGCGGTCTGGTCGTCGAGGCCGCGCCCGAGGAGGGCGAGACACGACGCCAGGGGCGGCCCGCGCGGAGGTTCCGCTTCCGGGCGGAGGCCGGGCATCTGCTGGGCGTCGAGATCGGCCCGCACCGGGTCGCCGCGCTGATCTCCGGGCTGGACGGGAGGATCATCGGCGCCGGTGCGCGCGAGGTCGCCGACACCGCGCCGGAGGACGAGCGGCTCGACCGGGTCCGGACGGTCGTGGCCGACGTGCTGCGCCGGACCGGGGTGCCCCGGTCCAGTCTGCGGGCGGTCGGGGTCGGCACCCCGGGCATCGTGGAGGCGGACGGGACGGTGCGGCTCGGCACGGCGCTGCCGGGGTGGACCGGGCTGGCGCTGGGCGAGCGGCTGCGGCGTTCGTTCCGCTGCCCGGTGATCGTGGAGAACGACGCCAACGCGGCGGCCGTGGCCGAGCACTGGAAGGGTGCCGCGACGGACTCCGACGACATCGTGTTCGTGCTCGCGGGACTGAGCCCGGGGGCCGGTTCGCTGATCGGCGGGCGACTGCACCGGGGGTACGGCGGGGCGGCCGGCGAGATCGGGGCGCTGCACCTGCTCGGCCGGGGCGCCACACCCGAGCATCTGCTGTCGACGACCGACGAGCCGCTGCAGCCGCTGGACGAGCAGGCGGTGGCCGAGGTCTTCGCACTGGCCCGGCAGGGTGACGCGCGGGCCGAGGCGGCGGTGGAGCGGTTCATCCACCGGCTGGTGCACGACGTGGCGGCGCTGGTGCTCGCGCTCGATCCCGAGCTGGTGGTGGTCGGCGGCTGGGCGGCCGGCCTGGACGGGGTGCTCCAGCCGCTGCGCGAGGAGCTGGCCCGGTTCTGCCTGCGGCCGCCACGGGTGGCGCTGTCGATGCTGGGCGAGGCGGCGGTGGCCACGGGGGCGCTGCGGCTCGCGCTCGACCACGTGGAGGAGCAGCTGTTCGCGGTGGACGGCACGGCGACGGCCCGCCGCTGA